A portion of the Adhaeribacter radiodurans genome contains these proteins:
- the rfbC gene encoding dTDP-4-dehydrorhamnose 3,5-epimerase translates to MEFKRFLMDGPVEIIPRRFGDARGYFFESYSYRVFAENGISTEFVQDNQSVSQRGVLRGLHFQKPPYAQAKLVRVAAGRALDIAVDIRKNSPTYGQHIACELDAEKNNMFFIPEGFAHGFAALTDNTIFMYKCSHYYNPAAEGGLLWNDPALGINWELTEPILSPKDIILPKLQELDSGF, encoded by the coding sequence ATGGAATTTAAACGCTTTCTGATGGATGGTCCCGTGGAAATTATTCCGCGCCGGTTTGGCGATGCCCGGGGTTACTTTTTTGAATCGTATAGTTACCGCGTTTTTGCGGAAAATGGTATCTCTACAGAATTTGTTCAGGATAATCAATCGGTATCGCAGCGGGGGGTGTTGCGCGGACTTCATTTTCAGAAGCCTCCCTACGCGCAGGCCAAACTCGTGCGGGTAGCTGCCGGCCGGGCCTTAGATATTGCCGTGGATATCCGGAAAAATTCGCCTACGTACGGCCAGCACATTGCCTGCGAGCTCGACGCCGAAAAGAATAATATGTTTTTTATTCCGGAAGGTTTTGCGCATGGGTTTGCCGCCCTAACCGACAATACTATTTTTATGTACAAATGCAGTCATTACTATAATCCAGCCGCAGAAGGCGGCCTCCTCTGGAACGATCCAGCCCTCGGCATAAACTGGGAATTAACCGAACCCATTCTTTCCCCCAAAGACATAATCCTACCTAAACTACAAGAACTAGATTCAGGCTTTTAA
- a CDS encoding UDP-N-acetylmuramoyl-tripeptide--D-alanyl-D-alanine ligase, which yields MAETILLLYEKYLECAAVSTDSRANQNNSLFFALHGPNFNGNQFAEQALAKGARYAVVDDPSMASNQVLVVPDTLKALQDLANFHRQKLTIPVIGITGSNGKTTTKELINAVLSQRFNTVYTKGNLNNHIGVPLTILNIKPEHQIAIIEMGANHIGEIEQLCRIAEPTHGIITNIGKAHLEGFGSLEGVARAKSELYRHLLQNRGTAFINSQNELLQRMGSRLLTKITFPAPGDFFHCKFISALPYVVYESENGEIVTTQIIGEYNFENIAAASCIGKYFNVPITKINAGVASYLPSNNRSQIIKKGTNTILLDAYNANPSSMAASVKNFAQAEAEHRVLILGDMLELGTASAEEHAQLGKLTANLPFDQVLLCGPEMENASAYAPAAWHFNTKAELQQWLQEHPVQNSLILIKGSRGMSLETLVDSLG from the coding sequence ATGGCAGAAACCATACTCTTGCTCTACGAAAAATATCTGGAATGTGCGGCCGTGAGCACCGACTCAAGAGCCAACCAAAATAACAGCTTATTTTTTGCTTTACACGGCCCCAACTTTAACGGGAACCAGTTTGCCGAGCAAGCCTTAGCCAAAGGCGCCCGTTATGCCGTGGTGGATGACCCCAGTATGGCCAGCAACCAGGTATTGGTAGTACCTGATACTTTAAAGGCTTTGCAGGATTTAGCAAATTTTCACCGGCAAAAGCTTACCATTCCGGTAATTGGCATAACAGGTTCTAACGGTAAAACCACCACTAAAGAATTAATAAACGCTGTTTTAAGCCAGCGGTTTAATACGGTATACACCAAAGGCAATTTAAATAACCACATTGGGGTACCGCTCACTATACTCAACATTAAGCCCGAACACCAGATTGCCATTATTGAAATGGGTGCCAACCATATTGGCGAAATTGAACAGCTTTGCCGGATAGCCGAGCCTACCCACGGTATTATCACGAACATTGGCAAAGCCCATTTAGAAGGTTTTGGCAGCTTAGAGGGAGTAGCCCGCGCAAAGAGCGAGTTGTACAGACACCTGTTACAAAACCGCGGAACGGCTTTTATTAATTCCCAAAACGAACTTTTACAACGGATGGGAAGCCGATTACTTACTAAAATTACTTTTCCGGCTCCCGGCGATTTTTTTCATTGCAAATTTATTTCGGCCTTGCCCTACGTAGTTTACGAATCGGAGAACGGTGAAATTGTTACTACCCAAATTATTGGTGAATATAATTTTGAAAATATAGCGGCTGCTTCGTGCATTGGCAAATACTTTAATGTACCTATTACTAAAATTAACGCCGGAGTAGCTAGTTACCTACCATCTAATAACCGCTCCCAAATAATTAAAAAAGGAACGAATACCATTTTGCTGGATGCCTACAATGCAAATCCTTCGTCGATGGCTGCCTCGGTAAAAAACTTTGCTCAAGCAGAAGCCGAGCACCGGGTCTTAATTCTGGGTGATATGCTGGAATTGGGAACTGCTAGCGCCGAAGAACACGCCCAATTAGGTAAACTAACCGCCAACTTACCGTTTGACCAAGTGCTGTTGTGCGGTCCTGAAATGGAAAATGCCAGCGCCTATGCTCCGGCCGCCTGGCATTTTAATACCAAAGCTGAACTGCAGCAATGGCTGCAAGAACATCCAGTACAAAACAGTTTGATATTAATTAAAGGCTCCCGCGGAATGAGTTTAGAAACGTTAGTAGATAGTTTGGGATAG
- a CDS encoding glycosyltransferase family 4 protein → MRIAIVINTSWNIYNFRMSLVKALLAEGHEVIAIAPPDAYSPYLVAAGCQYVPIQMENKGTNPLQDMLLIKQFYSVYTKVQPQVILQYTIKPNIYGTLAAKLAGIPTINNVSGLGTVFIVRNLVSKVALGLYRLAFWFPLKVFFQNHDDQALFIHYKLVKPRLTDVLPGSGIDIKKFVPAPVFTRNLDFTFLMIARVLYEKGVVEFVEASRKLKQKYPQVRCQLLGGLDEAGNIGIKKNTFMAWVNEGAIEYLGTTDDVASVILESDCVVLPSYREGTPKTLLEAAALGKPIITTYVPGCKETVVNGENGYLCEVRNATDLATKMEQMYLLADSQLQQMGAASRRLAVTKFDEQLVIDKYLAVINSIPAKA, encoded by the coding sequence ATGCGGATTGCCATTGTAATTAATACTTCCTGGAATATTTACAATTTTCGGATGAGCCTGGTAAAAGCGCTTTTGGCAGAGGGGCACGAAGTAATAGCCATTGCTCCACCTGATGCTTATTCGCCGTATTTAGTAGCCGCCGGTTGCCAATACGTACCTATCCAAATGGAAAATAAAGGTACCAATCCTTTGCAGGATATGCTTTTAATTAAGCAGTTTTATTCGGTTTATACCAAAGTGCAGCCCCAGGTAATTTTACAATATACCATTAAACCTAATATTTACGGTACGTTGGCGGCTAAATTAGCGGGCATTCCTACTATTAATAACGTTTCGGGTTTGGGTACGGTGTTTATTGTGCGCAACCTGGTTTCGAAAGTGGCTTTGGGTTTATACCGCCTGGCTTTTTGGTTTCCGTTAAAAGTATTCTTTCAGAATCACGACGACCAGGCTTTATTTATTCATTATAAACTGGTGAAGCCTCGCTTAACGGATGTGCTGCCCGGTTCGGGTATTGATATTAAAAAATTTGTGCCCGCACCCGTATTTACCCGTAACCTGGACTTTACTTTTTTAATGATTGCCCGCGTGCTGTACGAAAAAGGCGTGGTAGAATTTGTAGAAGCCAGCCGGAAGTTAAAACAAAAATACCCGCAGGTACGCTGCCAATTGCTGGGCGGCCTCGATGAAGCAGGCAATATTGGTATCAAGAAAAACACATTTATGGCTTGGGTAAACGAAGGCGCTATTGAATATTTAGGTACCACCGACGATGTAGCTTCGGTTATTTTAGAATCGGATTGCGTAGTATTGCCTTCTTACCGCGAAGGTACGCCTAAAACCTTACTGGAAGCTGCTGCGTTGGGTAAACCTATTATTACTACCTATGTGCCGGGTTGTAAAGAAACAGTGGTTAACGGCGAAAATGGTTACCTCTGCGAAGTACGCAACGCAACGGATCTGGCAACTAAAATGGAGCAAATGTATTTGTTAGCCGATTCTCAACTGCAACAAATGGGCGCTGCCAGTCGCCGGTTAGCCGTTACTAAATTCGATGAACAATTGGTGATTGATAAATATTTAGCCGTGATTAACTCTATTCCGGCCAAAGCTTAA
- the mfd gene encoding transcription-repair coupling factor, producing the protein MKIKDFLELYRLDPVVQTIAERLKSPEKAHLHLKGLAGSLDAVMAVAVSSLQPGHHVCVLHDKEEAAYFLSDLQHLFNGKQEALLFPSSYKRPYSFDETENANILMRAEVLNQISNKAAAGLLIVAYPEALTEKVINKKSLVANTFSAKVGEKLDVNFLSEVLTEYDFERTDFVYEAGQFAVRGGIVDVFSYANELPYRVELFGDEIESIRTFNPNTQLSVETQNSVSIVPNVQTKLLQETRESFLEFLPSNTRLWFKDVRHAIDIIDESFTKAEQAFEYLMLTSGNTKVVSKPEDLFESGKSFKKLLEPFTTVEFGKRFHFKASETITFNTKPQPSFNKDFNLLVSNLHDNQTNGFTNIIAADSPRQIDRLTTIFDELDHAVKFQALTISLREGFIDDQVKVALYTDHQLFERFYKYKSKERFSKSKALTLKELRSLQPGDYVVHVDNGIGRFAGLEKVEVGGKMQEAIRLVYRDDDLLYVSIHALHKISKYTGQEGTPPSMSKLGSPEWENKKKRVKSKVKDIATELIKLYAKRKSAPGFAFSRDGFMQAELESSFIYEDTPDQAKATEDVKNDMEQPHPMDRLVCGDVGFGKTEVAIRAAFKAATDSKQVAVLVPTTILAMQHYKTFRDRLEKFPVNVEFVNRFKTAKDIKETLQRVAEGKTDILIGTHRIVSKDVKFKNLGLMVIDEEQKFGVKTKEKLKEMRVNVDSLTLSATPIPRTLHFSLMGARDLSVIATPPPNRQPVQTELHVFDQTIIRDAVMYELKRGGQVFFVHNRVADLDEMANLILKLVPDARITFAHGQMDGEQLEKRMMKFVEGEFDVLVSTNIIESGLDIPNANTIIINRAHMFGLSDLHQMRGRVGRSNKKAYCYLLTPPVSSLPSDARKRLSTLEEFSDLGDGFKVAMRDLDIRGAGNLLGGEQSGFINDLGFEMYHQILDDTIKELKETEFRDLFLGSEKDLNQFLDVVRECTVETDLEILIPDTYVSNISERLNLYSKLDRVKDLPALEKIQKGIIDRFGPLPESVEKLIQIVKLRWKAQEVGFEKLTIKKEVMKGYISSVNNDKYFQSETFGHILKYVQQHPRQSRLKETKDKLIVIFDNIKSVNAACDVFEQLTESIKH; encoded by the coding sequence AAAGGCTTAGCAGGCAGTTTAGATGCCGTAATGGCCGTTGCAGTAAGCAGTTTACAGCCCGGCCACCATGTTTGTGTATTACACGATAAAGAAGAAGCAGCTTACTTTTTATCGGATTTGCAGCATTTATTTAACGGCAAGCAAGAAGCCTTGCTGTTTCCATCGTCGTACAAGCGACCTTATTCGTTCGATGAAACGGAAAATGCCAATATTCTGATGCGGGCCGAAGTACTAAATCAGATTAGTAATAAAGCCGCTGCTGGCTTGTTAATAGTAGCCTATCCCGAAGCCCTTACTGAAAAAGTAATCAATAAAAAATCATTGGTAGCGAATACATTTAGCGCGAAAGTGGGCGAAAAACTGGATGTAAACTTTTTATCGGAAGTTTTAACTGAGTACGATTTTGAGCGCACCGATTTTGTTTACGAAGCCGGCCAGTTTGCCGTTCGGGGGGGCATTGTGGATGTATTTTCGTATGCCAACGAATTGCCGTACCGGGTTGAGTTGTTCGGTGATGAGATTGAAAGCATCCGGACGTTTAATCCCAACACGCAGCTTTCCGTGGAAACTCAAAACAGCGTTTCCATTGTACCCAACGTGCAAACCAAATTATTGCAGGAAACCCGGGAATCTTTTTTAGAATTTTTACCCTCCAATACCCGGCTCTGGTTTAAAGACGTACGCCACGCCATTGATATAATTGATGAATCGTTTACGAAAGCGGAACAGGCTTTTGAGTATTTAATGCTCACCAGTGGTAACACCAAAGTAGTTTCTAAGCCCGAAGACTTATTTGAATCGGGCAAAAGCTTTAAAAAGTTACTGGAGCCGTTTACTACGGTAGAATTTGGCAAACGCTTTCACTTTAAAGCTTCCGAAACCATAACTTTTAATACCAAGCCACAACCATCATTTAATAAGGATTTTAATTTACTGGTTAGCAACCTGCACGATAACCAAACCAATGGCTTTACTAACATTATTGCGGCCGATTCGCCGCGGCAGATTGACCGGCTTACCACTATTTTTGATGAGCTCGATCACGCGGTAAAATTTCAGGCGCTTACCATTTCACTGCGCGAAGGCTTTATCGATGACCAGGTAAAAGTTGCCCTGTACACCGATCATCAGTTGTTTGAACGCTTTTATAAATACAAAAGCAAAGAACGGTTTTCTAAATCCAAGGCCCTTACCTTAAAAGAACTACGCTCGCTGCAACCCGGCGATTATGTGGTACACGTAGATAATGGTATTGGCCGCTTTGCCGGCCTCGAAAAAGTAGAAGTAGGCGGTAAAATGCAGGAAGCCATTCGGTTGGTATACCGCGACGATGATTTGTTGTACGTGAGTATTCACGCGCTGCATAAAATTAGTAAATATACCGGCCAGGAAGGCACTCCGCCTAGCATGAGCAAGCTGGGTTCGCCGGAATGGGAAAACAAAAAGAAGCGGGTTAAGAGCAAGGTAAAAGATATTGCCACCGAACTGATTAAACTGTACGCCAAACGCAAGTCGGCACCGGGATTTGCTTTTTCCCGCGATGGATTTATGCAAGCCGAGTTGGAATCCTCGTTTATTTACGAAGACACCCCCGACCAGGCCAAAGCAACCGAAGACGTCAAAAACGATATGGAGCAGCCGCACCCCATGGACCGCCTCGTGTGCGGCGATGTGGGTTTTGGCAAAACCGAAGTAGCTATTCGGGCCGCTTTTAAAGCCGCTACCGACAGCAAACAAGTTGCAGTACTGGTGCCTACTACCATTTTAGCCATGCAGCATTACAAAACTTTTCGCGATCGTTTAGAAAAATTTCCGGTAAACGTAGAGTTTGTAAATCGTTTTAAAACGGCCAAGGACATAAAAGAAACTTTACAGCGCGTTGCCGAAGGAAAAACCGATATTCTGATTGGCACCCACCGCATTGTGAGTAAAGATGTAAAGTTTAAAAACTTGGGCTTAATGGTGATTGACGAAGAGCAAAAATTTGGCGTAAAAACGAAAGAAAAGCTAAAGGAAATGCGCGTGAACGTAGATTCGCTTACGCTCTCGGCTACTCCTATACCGCGTACGCTGCATTTTTCATTAATGGGTGCCCGCGATTTATCGGTAATTGCTACGCCACCGCCTAACCGCCAGCCAGTACAAACGGAGCTGCACGTTTTCGATCAGACTATTATCCGCGATGCCGTAATGTACGAGTTAAAGCGCGGAGGTCAGGTTTTCTTTGTGCACAACCGGGTGGCCGACCTGGATGAAATGGCTAACCTGATTTTGAAATTAGTACCCGATGCCCGCATTACTTTTGCCCACGGCCAAATGGACGGCGAACAGCTCGAAAAGCGCATGATGAAATTTGTGGAAGGCGAATTTGACGTTTTAGTTTCCACAAACATTATTGAATCTGGCTTGGATATTCCGAATGCGAACACCATTATTATTAACCGGGCGCACATGTTTGGTTTAAGCGATTTGCACCAGATGCGCGGGCGCGTAGGGCGCTCGAACAAAAAAGCGTATTGTTATTTACTTACCCCACCGGTGTCCAGTTTACCTTCTGATGCCCGCAAGCGTTTGAGCACTTTAGAAGAATTTTCGGATTTGGGTGATGGTTTTAAAGTAGCCATGCGCGATTTGGATATTCGGGGAGCAGGTAACTTGTTGGGTGGTGAACAAAGTGGTTTTATCAACGATTTAGGTTTTGAAATGTACCACCAGATTCTGGACGATACCATTAAAGAACTAAAAGAAACCGAATTCCGCGATTTATTCCTGGGCTCTGAAAAAGACCTGAACCAATTCCTAGACGTGGTGCGTGAATGTACCGTAGAAACCGACCTGGAAATACTTATACCGGATACCTACGTGAGCAACATTTCGGAGCGTTTAAACCTGTACAGCAAACTCGACCGGGTAAAAGATTTGCCAGCCCTGGAAAAAATTCAAAAAGGTATCATCGATCGGTTCGGCCCTTTACCGGAATCAGTAGAGAAGTTGATTCAGATTGTGAAACTACGTTGGAAAGCGCAGGAAGTAGGTTTTGAGAAGCTCACGATTAAGAAAGAGGTAATGAAAGGGTATATCTCTTCGGTAAATAACGACAAATATTTTCAGTCAGAAACTTTTGGCCACATCTTAAAATACGTGCAGCAACATCCCCGTCAATCGCGGCTGAAAGAAACCAAAGACAAACTGATCGTTATTTTTGACAACATTAAATCGGTAAATGCCGCCTGCGACGTATTTGAGCAGTTAACCGAAAGTATTAAGCACTAA
- a CDS encoding amidohydrolase, with amino-acid sequence MQNLTITFIQTPLYWHDRALNLEMLAHKIEEINQPTDLIILPEMFTTGFSMQAPELAETMYGPTLLWLQNMAAATKAVITGSLIIKEGENYFNRLIWMPPDGNYAYYDKKHLFRMAGETQVYAAGARKLIVTLKGWKVCPLICYDLRFPVWSRNVQNEYDLLLYVANWPAKRDIAWKTLLPARAIENVAYVAGVNRIGDDGNGHLYNGDSMVVNFKGAILFSAGSKESTQTITLNRQELEDFRKSFPAYLDADDFTIS; translated from the coding sequence ATGCAGAACTTAACTATAACCTTCATTCAAACGCCGCTTTACTGGCACGATCGAGCCTTAAACCTGGAAATGCTGGCCCATAAAATAGAAGAGATAAATCAACCTACCGATTTAATAATTCTGCCGGAAATGTTTACGACTGGCTTTAGTATGCAGGCTCCGGAACTGGCCGAAACCATGTATGGCCCCACTTTACTCTGGCTGCAAAACATGGCCGCAGCAACTAAAGCTGTAATTACCGGAAGTTTGATTATAAAAGAAGGCGAGAATTATTTTAATCGTTTAATCTGGATGCCGCCTGATGGCAACTATGCTTATTACGACAAAAAACATTTATTTAGAATGGCCGGCGAAACCCAGGTATATGCTGCCGGAGCGCGTAAGTTAATCGTCACCTTAAAAGGATGGAAGGTTTGCCCCTTGATTTGCTATGATCTGCGATTCCCGGTTTGGAGCCGCAACGTACAAAACGAATACGACTTACTGCTCTACGTGGCAAATTGGCCCGCGAAAAGAGATATAGCCTGGAAAACCTTACTACCCGCCCGCGCCATTGAGAATGTAGCCTATGTAGCTGGGGTAAACCGGATAGGCGACGATGGCAACGGTCATTTGTACAACGGAGATTCGATGGTAGTTAATTTTAAAGGTGCTATTTTATTTTCGGCGGGGTCCAAGGAGAGTACTCAAACCATTACTCTTAATCGCCAGGAATTAGAAGATTTCCGAAAGAGCTTTCCGGCTTATTTGGATGCTGATGATTTTACGATATCGTAA
- a CDS encoding FG-GAP-like repeat-containing protein — MTRFLFGFLLIGFWAFHSQSFAQQYYEIRYQNNAKITVGAKIFNSPWAGGLNSAVFSKIDLNHDQTEDLFVFDRTQNKITTYLAKQVNGQWTWQHQPEYEVLFPDSLQDWVVLRDYNQDGRKDIFTKTNLGIKVYQNVTLPNGPLQFTLAEDFIRFNNGVNIQVSGDDLPGIQDLDNDGDLDILCFDFASGHTIQLYKNMQAEDKLATDSLRYKLDDSWWGKLTKCEDDCGHYVFNSACRTTGTKHSVPATILALDLDNDLDKDVLLGGDPCSELVRIMNQGTPAKAVMNSAGVQKAFPANTTPANFRQFLAAYYEDVTFDNVPDLLVSPYLPANVDGINTNQSVWLYRNTAAVNASPVFSFEQNNFLQDNMLDVGEDSAPAFADVDADGDLDLLIGKYATMRDDNSVSSLSLYENIGTSTEPHFSFKTDDYANLSALGLQGIKPRFADVNGDNALDLTFTVLNSSTGSNKYILNSAKAGQPFNFDVTKVQSLSIGENVGDVALFYDLDRDGDQDILIGASLPISETSGPLLFYRNTGTATKPVYTLANESFGNISYSEDAVRTLYPLIADLNNDNSPELITVDNRGVIKIYANFMADLNATFQETPALLANSISNQAVATRLGAHVALAAADLNGDRQPEIIAGNSGGGLFYLTQQLRNGTGLEDEKPTPTLAISVFPNPATQEVTVTGPEKMVVSLYSSEGRKVRSSGLSYAREHQFNVANLAAGLYYVQVQTAAGKTAGYRLLISQ; from the coding sequence ATGACAAGGTTTTTATTTGGTTTTCTGCTTATTGGTTTTTGGGCATTTCACAGTCAAAGCTTCGCGCAGCAATATTATGAAATTCGTTACCAAAATAACGCAAAGATTACCGTAGGAGCGAAAATTTTTAATAGTCCCTGGGCCGGAGGTTTAAACAGTGCGGTTTTTTCCAAAATAGATTTAAACCACGACCAAACCGAAGATTTATTTGTTTTCGACCGGACTCAAAATAAAATTACTACCTATCTGGCAAAACAAGTAAACGGCCAATGGACTTGGCAGCACCAACCCGAATACGAAGTTCTGTTTCCGGACAGCCTGCAAGATTGGGTAGTTCTGCGCGATTACAACCAGGATGGCCGCAAAGATATTTTTACCAAAACCAATTTGGGCATAAAAGTATATCAAAATGTTACACTTCCTAATGGCCCTCTGCAATTTACTTTAGCCGAAGATTTTATTAGGTTTAACAATGGTGTAAATATTCAGGTGAGCGGCGACGATTTGCCCGGAATTCAGGATTTGGATAACGATGGCGATTTAGATATTTTGTGTTTCGACTTTGCTTCGGGGCATACGATTCAGTTGTACAAAAATATGCAAGCCGAAGACAAACTGGCAACCGACAGTTTACGGTATAAACTCGACGATTCCTGGTGGGGCAAATTAACTAAATGCGAAGATGATTGCGGTCATTACGTTTTTAATTCGGCTTGCCGTACTACAGGTACCAAGCACAGTGTACCAGCTACTATTCTGGCCCTTGATTTAGACAACGACCTGGATAAAGACGTTTTACTGGGCGGCGATCCTTGCAGCGAACTGGTCCGGATTATGAATCAGGGTACACCTGCCAAAGCCGTTATGAACAGCGCCGGGGTACAGAAAGCTTTTCCGGCAAATACTACGCCCGCTAACTTCCGGCAGTTTCTGGCAGCTTATTACGAAGACGTAACCTTCGATAACGTTCCGGATTTACTCGTGTCGCCGTACTTACCGGCCAATGTCGATGGCATTAACACTAATCAATCGGTTTGGTTGTACCGCAATACGGCAGCCGTTAATGCCAGCCCGGTGTTTTCGTTTGAGCAAAATAACTTTTTACAGGATAATATGCTGGATGTGGGCGAAGACAGTGCGCCCGCTTTTGCCGATGTGGATGCCGATGGCGATTTAGATTTACTAATTGGCAAGTATGCTACCATGCGCGACGACAATTCTGTGAGTAGCCTAAGTTTGTACGAAAATATAGGCACCTCTACCGAACCGCATTTTAGTTTTAAAACTGACGACTACGCTAATCTTTCTGCCTTAGGCTTGCAGGGAATAAAACCCCGTTTTGCCGATGTAAACGGAGATAATGCTTTGGATCTTACCTTTACCGTTTTAAATAGTTCTACGGGCAGCAATAAATATATTTTAAACAGTGCTAAAGCAGGTCAGCCTTTTAACTTTGATGTTACGAAAGTACAGTCGTTATCTATTGGCGAGAATGTAGGTGATGTTGCGCTTTTTTACGATTTAGACCGCGACGGTGACCAGGATATATTAATTGGGGCAAGTCTGCCCATCTCTGAAACCAGCGGGCCATTACTTTTTTACCGTAATACCGGTACGGCCACTAAGCCGGTGTACACGCTAGCTAACGAAAGTTTTGGTAATATTTCCTACAGCGAAGATGCCGTTCGCACGCTTTATCCGCTTATTGCCGATTTAAATAACGATAATTCTCCGGAGTTAATTACCGTAGATAACCGCGGCGTAATTAAAATATACGCCAATTTTATGGCTGATTTAAATGCTACGTTCCAGGAAACTCCGGCTTTGTTAGCCAACTCTATTAGTAACCAGGCAGTAGCTACCCGTTTAGGTGCCCACGTAGCTTTAGCCGCCGCCGATTTAAACGGCGATCGTCAACCGGAAATTATTGCCGGCAATTCCGGAGGCGGATTATTTTACTTAACGCAACAGCTCCGCAACGGTACCGGCCTGGAAGATGAAAAACCAACCCCAACTTTAGCTATTTCTGTTTTCCCAAATCCGGCTACCCAGGAAGTAACCGTTACTGGACCCGAGAAAATGGTGGTTAGTTTATATAGCTCCGAAGGAAGAAAAGTACGCTCCAGTGGTTTAAGTTACGCCCGGGAACACCAGTTTAACGTGGCCAATTTAGCAGCCGGTTTGTATTATGTACAAGTACAAACTGCAGCGGGTAAAACAGCTGGTTACCGGTTACTAATTAGCCAATAA
- a CDS encoding methionine aminotransferase, with amino-acid sequence MILTSKLPQVGTSIFTVMSQLAQQYGAINLSQGFPDFNCPPELTELVSDYLRQGFNQYAPMAGVLKLREQISSKTEKLYGFAPDPDTEITITSGATEALYAALAAILRPGDEVIILEPAYDSYVPAILLNGGQPVFVPLQVPSFAINWQLVKEAITSRTRAILLNSPHNPSGAVLSASDLLNLAELVTDTNILIISDEVYEHMVFDGQPHLSLLTKPELAARSFVISSFGKTYHATGWKVAYCVAPAALTIEFRKVHQYLTFSTVTPIQYAIADYLDNQEHYLTLPAFYQAKRDLFHQLLQSSRFTLTPSAGTYFQLVSYENITQERDQAFARRLTTEVGVAAIPISVFYHQQTDHGLLRFCFAKNEDTLRAAAEKLNRL; translated from the coding sequence ATGATACTTACCTCCAAATTACCTCAAGTTGGCACCAGCATTTTTACGGTGATGTCGCAGTTGGCGCAGCAGTACGGCGCTATCAATCTATCGCAAGGCTTTCCGGATTTTAATTGTCCACCAGAATTAACTGAGTTGGTAAGCGATTATTTAAGGCAAGGTTTTAACCAGTACGCTCCAATGGCCGGGGTACTAAAATTACGCGAACAGATAAGCAGTAAAACCGAAAAATTGTACGGGTTTGCGCCCGACCCCGATACTGAAATAACTATTACTTCGGGTGCTACCGAAGCTTTATACGCTGCTCTGGCAGCCATTTTACGCCCCGGAGATGAAGTAATTATACTCGAACCGGCTTACGATTCGTACGTGCCGGCTATTTTACTCAATGGTGGCCAACCCGTTTTTGTACCTCTGCAAGTACCTTCTTTTGCAATAAACTGGCAACTGGTAAAAGAAGCCATTACGTCCCGCACCCGGGCTATTTTACTTAATTCGCCGCATAATCCATCGGGAGCCGTTTTAAGCGCTTCGGATTTACTAAATCTAGCCGAATTGGTGACAGATACTAATATTTTAATTATCAGCGATGAAGTTTACGAACACATGGTTTTTGATGGCCAACCGCATTTAAGTTTACTTACTAAACCCGAACTGGCCGCTCGTAGCTTTGTCATTTCTTCGTTCGGCAAAACCTACCATGCTACTGGCTGGAAAGTGGCTTATTGTGTGGCTCCTGCGGCATTGACCATTGAATTCCGGAAAGTACACCAGTATTTGACTTTTAGTACGGTTACTCCTATTCAGTACGCCATTGCCGATTACCTCGATAATCAGGAACATTATCTTACTTTGCCGGCATTTTACCAGGCCAAACGTGATTTATTTCATCAATTACTGCAAAGCTCCCGGTTTACCTTAACACCTTCGGCGGGCACGTATTTTCAATTAGTAAGCTACGAAAACATTACCCAGGAAAGGGATCAGGCTTTTGCCCGTAGGTTAACAACTGAAGTGGGCGTAGCAGCTATCCCTATCTCGGTATTTTACCACCAGCAAACCGATCATGGCTTGCTCCGCTTTTGTTTCGCTAAAAACGAGGACACCTTACGCGCCGCCGCCGAAAAATTAAATCGTTTATAA